The genomic stretch CAAGTTCAGGCGGTGATTGTAATGCTCTTTCCTTCAAAGCTCACGGTCTGACCCGCGACAATCTTGCAGCGCTTGCGGGTTTCCACCGCACCGTCGACTTTCACTCGCCCGTCGGCGATAACGATTTTGGCCTGCGCACCGCTTTCGCTCCAGCCTTCCAACTTGAGCAGATCGCACAGCTCAACGTGCGGGTGTTTACCTAATGAAAAAGTCGCCATCTTACGCGTCCTCTACGTCGTGATATTCTTCGCACGCCTGCAAAGTATTCTGAATCAGCGTTGCTACGGTCATCGGGCCTACGCCGCCCGGTACGGGGGTAATGTAAGACGCGCGCGCAGCGGCATCTTCGTACACCACGTCGCCGACCACTTTGCCGTTTTCCAGACGGTTAATCCCGACGTCCACGACAATCGCGCCCTCTTTGATCCACTCGCCCGGAATAAAGCCCGGCTTGCCGACCGCGACGATCAGCAGATCGGCGTTCTCGACGTGGTGACGCAGGTTTTTGGTGAAGCGGTGGGTCACGGTGGTGGTGCAGCCTGCCAGCAGCAGCTCCATGCTCATCGGGCGGCCCACGATGTTGGAGGCACCGATAACCACGGCATTCAGACCGTAGGTGTCGATGTTATAGCGCTCCAGCAGCGTCACAATGCCGCGCGGCGTGCACGGGCGCAGACGCGGCGCGCGCTGGCACAGGCGGCCAACATTGTACGGATGGAAACCGTCCACGTCTTTATCCGGTGCGATACGCTCCAGCACCTTCACGTTGTCGATACCCGCCGGCAGCGGCAGTTGAACCAGAATACCGTCGATCTCTTTGTCGGCATTCAGGGTGTCAATAAGTTCCAGCAGCTCTGCTTCGCTGGTGGTTTCCGGCAAATCGTAAGAGCGGGAGACGAAGCCCACCTCTTCACACGCTTTGCGCTTGCTGCCGACATAAATTTGCGATGCCGGGTTGCTGCCAACCAGCACAACGGCCAGCCCGGGGGCGCGTTTTCCGGCAGCTTTACGCGCCTTCACTTTTTCCGCGACCTCAGAGCGCACCTGCTGCGCAATCGTTTTACCGTCAATAATCTTTGCTGCCATCAGAGAGAAGATTCCGTCTGTAACGTTTGAAAGGGGGGATGGCGTGTATTTTGTCAGAAGCGAGCGTCGCTGTCAGTCACCCTTTACGCGTTTTTATCAGTGAGACGCAAAAACCCTTCTTAGGGGATGGTCAATTTCTTAGGCGGGATTAGGATGTGACCTGGCGAAATGGCAGCGTTTTGACATATTTAAAAAACGCGTCCTGAGCTACTTTGTCTCCTCCGAAATAAGCTTTCAATTCATCAATTGAACGTATTTCTTATTCCCGATTATTCGCGGGAAGGGTTATTTACATTTTAAAGGAATAGACATGAAACTCAGCAACATTGCTTCTACTGTTATTGCTACTTTGGCCCTGGTTGCAGGTGCCGCAAATGCAGCAGATCCGGCTGCGCCGGTTTCCGTTAATGGCGGTACCGTACATTTCAAAGGTGAGCTGGTGAATGCGGCTTGTTCAGTAAATACGGATTCTTCCGAGCAGACCGTTAATCTGGGCCAGTATCGTACCGCGAAATTTACCAAAGTGGGCGACACCACCTCTAATATTCCATTCAACATTGAACTGAATGATTGCGATCCGCTGGTGGCCAAAACCGCAGCCGTTGCGTTCACCGGTCAGATCGACCCAACCGACAAAACCCTGCTGGCCGTGACCTCCGGTAACAACGACAACACCGCGAAAGGCGTGGGTATCGAAATCCTCGACAGCAAATCCAGCGTTCTGACCCCAGACGGCGCGACCTTCTCTGCTGCGCAGACGCTGATCGAAGGGACCAACACCCTGAAGTTCACCGCGCGTTACAAGTCAACGGCTGCCACCACTGAGCCAGGCAAGGCGAACGCTGACGCCACCTTCGTAATGAAATACGAGTAATTCCTCCGCACAGGGATGTTCAGGCCTCACGGACGAGGCCCGTCATACGCAAATGCCAGGAACGAAGGATGACAAGGACTGGAACACTACTGCTGTTAACCCTTGCGATGGCTTGCCCGGCATCGGCGCATACCGTGGTGATCGAAGGTGGGAAGGTTCATCTCAGAGGTGAACTGGTGAACGGCGGCTGCGCCGTGGCGCCCGACAGCCAGAATATGCGCATCGACATGGGGCAGTACCGAACCAATTCATTTTCCGGCGTGGGTAGTTTTTCCACGGTTAACGTGCCTTTTACCGTGCGGCTGCTGGACTGCAGCGTTGATGTTTCGCGCACCGTGGGGATCCAGTTTCAGGGCGTGACGCCCGCAGAAGATCCGCAGGTATTTCTGGCGACATCGCGGCCGGGGGAAACGCCCGTCAGCAGCGGCGTGGGGCTGGCGCTCTTTGACGAACAGCAGCGTCAGATTATCCCAAACGCCACGGCCGTCAGCTGGCTGCCGATCGATACCCGCGAGCTCGCGTTCCATTTTAGCGCCCGCTATCGGGCTATTTCCGAACACCTCGAGCCAGGCAAAATTCAGTCGGATGTCTGGTTTACGTTGATTTATCCATAACACCTGCGAACACATTATTAAAGGTACGGTTGTGATGAATACCCTAATTAAACCAGGACTTTTTTTATCGTTTATTTTGATGATGGTTTCTGCCTGCGCAAATGCTTCCGGCGGTATTGCTCTGGGGGCCACGCGCGTTATTTATCCCGCAGAGGCGAAGCAAACGTCGCTGGCGATCACCAACAGCAACAAACAGGAACGCTATTTAATTAACGCGTGGATCGAAAATGCGAGCGGGCAAAAAGAAAAAACCTTTGCCGTCACTCCGCCCCTGTTTGTTAGCGAGCCGAACAGTGAAAACACGCTGCGTATTATTTATGCCGGACCGGCACTGCCTGCCGATCGCGAATCGCTCTTTTACATGAACGTGAAGGCGATCCCGTCGGTGAACAAAGCGAAAACGGAAAACAATAACGTGCTGCAGCTGGCGATCCTCTCACGCATCAAGCTGTTTGTGCGCCCGAACAACCTGGCGATGCAGCCGGAAGAGGCGCTTTCCCAGCTGCGGTTTGAGCGCGCGGGCAACCATCTCAAAGTCAGCAACGCTTCCCCGTATTACATCACCCTCGTCAATCTGAAGCTGGGCGGGCAGCAGCTGGATAACCTGATGGTTGCGCCGAAAAGCTCTGCTCAGCAGGTGCTGCCAGCCGGTGCCAGCGGCACGCTTTCCTGGCAGAGCGTGAATGACTACGGTGCCATTACTCCGGCGCGTAGCGTCAACCTGTGAGCAGAGTCAGGGCGATGAAAAACCACCAGAGACGTTACTGCCCGGTTGCGCTGGCGCTGATGGCTGCGCTCTGGCCGCAGGCTGGCTGGAGCGAAAGTTATTTCAACCCGGCCTTCTTGTCCGACGACACCGCCAGCGTGGCGGATTTGTCGCGTTTTGAACAAGGACACCAGCAGGCACCCGGCGTTTATCGCGTAGATATCTGGCGTAACGATGAGTTTATCGGTACCCAGGACGTGCGTTTTGAGCAGGCCGAGAACACGCCGCCGGTGGCGGGCGGTTTGTCGGCGTGCATTACGCGCGCGATGCTGGATCGCTTTGGCGTCAACGTCGCGGCGTTTCCCGAGCTGGCTAAGGTGCAGGGCGATACCTGCGTTCCGTTGACCACGGCCATACCCGGCAGCGAAACGGTATTCAACTTTGCCTCTCAGCGTCTGGACGTCAGCCTGCCGCAGGTGGCGTTGCAAAACAGCGCCCGGGGCTACATTCCGCCTGAACAGTGGGATGAAGGCATTCCCGCCGCGCTGGTGAACTACAGCTTCACCGGTAACCGGGGAAGCGAAGACGACAGCTATTATCTGAACCTGCAGAGCGGGCTGAACTATGGCGCCTGGCGTTTACGTAACAACGGCGCATGGCGGTACACGCAGAATAACGGGCAGCGGCACAGCGAGTGGCAGAATATTGGCACCTGGGCTCAGCGCACCGTCATCCCGCTTAAAAGCGAACTGGTGCTGGGCGACAGCAATACCGGGAATGACGTCTTCGACAGCATGGGGTTCCGCGGCGGGCGGCTCTTCTCGTCTGACAGCATGTACCCGGACAGCCTGCAGGGCTACGCGCCGACCGTGCGCGGGATCGCCCGTACGCCTGCCAAAGTGGTGGTTCGCCAGAACGGCTACGTTATCTATCAAAGCTATGTCCAGCCGGGCGCATTTGCGATTACCGATCTTAACCCGACCTCCTCAAGCGGTGACCTTGAAGTCACGGTCGAAGAGAAAGACGGCACCCAGCAGCGCTATACCGTGCCGTACTCCACCGTCCCGCTTCTGCAGCGTGAAGGGCGCTGGAAGTATGACCTCGTTGCGGGGGATTACCGCAGCGGTAACAGCGATCAGGATACGCCGTTCTTCACCCAGGGCACCCTGATTACCGGCCTTGCCAACGGCTTTACGCTCTACGGCGGGACGCAGCTGGCGTCACGCTATACCGCGGTGGCCGTCGGGGCCGGGAAAAACCTGGGCGACTGGGGCGCGGTCTCGCTCGATATCACCCACGCCCGCAGCCAGCTCGCGGACGACAGCAAGCATGAAGGGCAGTCTTTGCGCTTCCTCTACGCAAAATCCCTTAACGGCTTCGGCACCAACTTCCAGCTGCTGGGCTACCGCTACTCCACAAAAGGGTTTTACACCCTCGACGATGTCGCCTGGCGCTCAATGGAGGGCTATCAGTATGCCGATAGCCAGAACGATAACGATGTGCCGGACGTGCAGAGTTATCACAACCTGACGTGGAATAAAAAAGGCCGCTTCCAGCTCAACGTTTCTCAGTCGCTGGGGGACTACGGCTCGGTCTATATCTCCGGTAGCGAGCAAACCTACTGGGGAACGGACGAGACTAACCTCTGGTACCAGCTGGGCTACGCGGGGGGCGTGAAGGGGATCAACTACTCCGTCTCGTGGTCGTGGAATAAATCCGTGGGGATAGACGGCACCGATCGGATCGCGTCGTTTAACGTCTCCGTGCCGTTCAGCCTCTTTACCCGTCAGGGCTATCGCCGGGACAGCGCGATTGACCGCGCCTACGCTACGGCATCCGCCAGTCGAAACAGCGATGGCGACACAAGCTGGCAAACCGGCGTCAGCGGAACGCTGCTGGAGGATCGCAACCTGAACTACAGCGTGACCCAGGGACACGCCAGCACCAACGGCGCAAGCGGAAGCGCTAGCGCCAACTGGCAGGCGACCTACGGCACGCTGGGGGTGGGCTACAACTATTCCCGCGACCAGCACGATCTCAACTGGCAGCTCTCCGGCGGGGTGGTCGGCCACGCCGACGGCGTGACCTTCAGCCAGCCGCTGGGCGACACCAACGTGCTGATCAAAGCGCCGGGGGCATCGGGCGTCAGTATTGAAAACCAGACCGGCGTGAAAACCGACTGGCGAGGCTACGCGGTGATGCCGTATGCCACCGTCTATCGCTACAACCGCGTGGCGCTGGATACCAACACCATGAGCAACAACACCGATATCGAAAACAACGTGAGCAGCGTGGTGCCGACCAAAGGCGCGCTGGTACGCGCCAGCTTTGATACCCGCATTGGCGTGCGCGCCCTGCTGACGGTAACGCGCGGCAACCAGCCCGTGCCGTTCGGCGCGGTGGTGCGTGAGACCAAAAGCGGCGTCACCAGCATGGTGGGGGATGACGGGCAAATTTACCTGAGTGGGCTGCCGCTGGAAGGTGAACTGCTAATCCAGTGGGGCGACGGGGCGCAGTCCCAGTGTCGCGCACCTTACAGCTTGTCTGAACAGAGCCTGCAACAGGCAATCACACTGAAGGGGATTCGCTGTGAATAAAACCCATATCTTTGCCTTGTCGCTTCTGGCGTTACTGCCCGCGACAAACGCGTTAGCCACCGTGTGCGTCAATGAAAAAGGCGTGCCGACGGAGGTGCATTACGACCTGACGGATAAATTCAACAGCTCGAACAATCACATTGGGCAAGTGGTGACGCTCAACGAGAAGACGCAGTGGGTCGGGGTGAATGCCGTCTGCCCGAAGGGGACGACCGGAAATACCACCAAGCGCAGCTATGTCACCGATTATCCGGTAACGGGAACGAGCGATGGCTATCAATATCTGAA from Enterobacter dykesii encodes the following:
- the ybcJ gene encoding ribosome-associated protein YbcJ, which gives rise to MATFSLGKHPHVELCDLLKLEGWSESGAQAKIVIADGRVKVDGAVETRKRCKIVAGQTVSFEGKSITITA
- the fimC gene encoding type 1 fimbria chaperone FimC, encoding MNTLIKPGLFLSFILMMVSACANASGGIALGATRVIYPAEAKQTSLAITNSNKQERYLINAWIENASGQKEKTFAVTPPLFVSEPNSENTLRIIYAGPALPADRESLFYMNVKAIPSVNKAKTENNNVLQLAILSRIKLFVRPNNLAMQPEEALSQLRFERAGNHLKVSNASPYYITLVNLKLGGQQLDNLMVAPKSSAQQVLPAGASGTLSWQSVNDYGAITPARSVNL
- the folD gene encoding bifunctional methylenetetrahydrofolate dehydrogenase/methenyltetrahydrofolate cyclohydrolase FolD; protein product: MAAKIIDGKTIAQQVRSEVAEKVKARKAAGKRAPGLAVVLVGSNPASQIYVGSKRKACEEVGFVSRSYDLPETTSEAELLELIDTLNADKEIDGILVQLPLPAGIDNVKVLERIAPDKDVDGFHPYNVGRLCQRAPRLRPCTPRGIVTLLERYNIDTYGLNAVVIGASNIVGRPMSMELLLAGCTTTVTHRFTKNLRHHVENADLLIVAVGKPGFIPGEWIKEGAIVVDVGINRLENGKVVGDVVYEDAAARASYITPVPGGVGPMTVATLIQNTLQACEEYHDVEDA
- the fimA gene encoding type 1 fimbrial major subunit FimA; this encodes MKLSNIASTVIATLALVAGAANAADPAAPVSVNGGTVHFKGELVNAACSVNTDSSEQTVNLGQYRTAKFTKVGDTTSNIPFNIELNDCDPLVAKTAAVAFTGQIDPTDKTLLAVTSGNNDNTAKGVGIEILDSKSSVLTPDGATFSAAQTLIEGTNTLKFTARYKSTAATTEPGKANADATFVMKYE
- a CDS encoding fimbrial biogenesis usher protein, whose product is MKNHQRRYCPVALALMAALWPQAGWSESYFNPAFLSDDTASVADLSRFEQGHQQAPGVYRVDIWRNDEFIGTQDVRFEQAENTPPVAGGLSACITRAMLDRFGVNVAAFPELAKVQGDTCVPLTTAIPGSETVFNFASQRLDVSLPQVALQNSARGYIPPEQWDEGIPAALVNYSFTGNRGSEDDSYYLNLQSGLNYGAWRLRNNGAWRYTQNNGQRHSEWQNIGTWAQRTVIPLKSELVLGDSNTGNDVFDSMGFRGGRLFSSDSMYPDSLQGYAPTVRGIARTPAKVVVRQNGYVIYQSYVQPGAFAITDLNPTSSSGDLEVTVEEKDGTQQRYTVPYSTVPLLQREGRWKYDLVAGDYRSGNSDQDTPFFTQGTLITGLANGFTLYGGTQLASRYTAVAVGAGKNLGDWGAVSLDITHARSQLADDSKHEGQSLRFLYAKSLNGFGTNFQLLGYRYSTKGFYTLDDVAWRSMEGYQYADSQNDNDVPDVQSYHNLTWNKKGRFQLNVSQSLGDYGSVYISGSEQTYWGTDETNLWYQLGYAGGVKGINYSVSWSWNKSVGIDGTDRIASFNVSVPFSLFTRQGYRRDSAIDRAYATASASRNSDGDTSWQTGVSGTLLEDRNLNYSVTQGHASTNGASGSASANWQATYGTLGVGYNYSRDQHDLNWQLSGGVVGHADGVTFSQPLGDTNVLIKAPGASGVSIENQTGVKTDWRGYAVMPYATVYRYNRVALDTNTMSNNTDIENNVSSVVPTKGALVRASFDTRIGVRALLTVTRGNQPVPFGAVVRETKSGVTSMVGDDGQIYLSGLPLEGELLIQWGDGAQSQCRAPYSLSEQSLQQAITLKGIRCE
- the fimI gene encoding type 1 fimbrial protein subunit FimI, whose product is MTRTGTLLLLTLAMACPASAHTVVIEGGKVHLRGELVNGGCAVAPDSQNMRIDMGQYRTNSFSGVGSFSTVNVPFTVRLLDCSVDVSRTVGIQFQGVTPAEDPQVFLATSRPGETPVSSGVGLALFDEQQRQIIPNATAVSWLPIDTRELAFHFSARYRAISEHLEPGKIQSDVWFTLIYP